The Solibacillus sp. FSL R7-0668 genome includes the window GCACGTGCGGTAGCTGGTGAAGCGGGCGTACCATTCTTCTCGATTTCAGGTTCTGACTTCGTAGAAATGTTCGTCGGTGTCGGTGCGTCGCGTGTTCGTGATTTATTCGAAAACGCGAAGAAAAATGCGCCATGTATCATTTTCATCGATGAAATTGATGCAGTAGGTCGTCAACGTGGTGCTGGTCTTGGTGGTGGTCACGATGAGCGTGAACAAACATTAAACCAATTACTAGTTGAAATGGATGGTTTCGGTGCAAACGAAGGGATTATTATTATCGCTGCAACAAACCGCCCAGATATTCTAGATAAGGCGTTATTACGTCCTGGTCGTTTTGACCGTCAAATTACGGTTGGACACCCTGATGTAAAAGGCCGTGAAGCAATCCTTAAAGTACATGCGCGTAACAAGCCTTTATCAGAAGGTGTTGATTTAGGTGCAGTTGCACAACGTACACCGGGATTCTCAGGTGCCGATTTAGAAAACTTATTAAACGAAGCAGCTCTAGTCGCAGCTCGTAAAAACAAAAAATCAATTAACATGGCAGATATCGACGAAGCGTCTGACCGCGTCATCGCAGGTCCAGCAAAGGCGAGTCGTGTTTATTCTCCAAAAGAGAAAAAGCTTGTGGCCTTCCACGAAGCAGGTCACGTTGTTGTTGGTTTAGAATTAGACGAAGCCGATACAGTTCACAAAGTAACAATCGTACCACGTGGTCAAGCGGGTGGTTACGCGATTATGTTACCGAAAGAAGAGCGCTTCTTTACGACAAAGCAAGAGTTACTTGACCGTATCGCTGGTTTATTAGGCGGACGTGTTGCGGAAGAAATCGTACTTGGCGAAGTTTCGACAGGTGCCCATAATGACTTCCAAAAAGTAACGAGCATTGCACGTGCAATGGTAACAGAGTATGGAATGAGCAGTAATTTAGGAGCGGTTCAATACGGCTCAAACCAAGGCGGTAACCCGTTCTTAGGTCGTGATTTTGGCTCAGATCAAAACTACTCAGATACAATTGCTTACGAAATCGATAAAGAAGTACAACGTATCGTTGACGAGCAATATGCACGTACAAAACGCATCCTAACTGAAAATCGCGATTTACTCGATTTAATTGCGAACA containing:
- the ftsH gene encoding ATP-dependent zinc metalloprotease FtsH; translation: MNRIFRYTIFYLLIFLVIIGIFGTFNSGKKTTENLDYHAFFEALEDEKVEKISIQPERGVYKIVGEMKGAKDGETFTVNILQNDQTSVDRINQIQEGKYPDVKVQEAAQTSGFVTFLTSIIPFVIIIILFFFLLSQSQGGGNKVMNFGKSKAKLFDDSKKKVRFNDVAGADEEKQELVEVVDFLKDHRKFTDIGARIPKGILLVGPPGTGKTLLARAVAGEAGVPFFSISGSDFVEMFVGVGASRVRDLFENAKKNAPCIIFIDEIDAVGRQRGAGLGGGHDEREQTLNQLLVEMDGFGANEGIIIIAATNRPDILDKALLRPGRFDRQITVGHPDVKGREAILKVHARNKPLSEGVDLGAVAQRTPGFSGADLENLLNEAALVAARKNKKSINMADIDEASDRVIAGPAKASRVYSPKEKKLVAFHEAGHVVVGLELDEADTVHKVTIVPRGQAGGYAIMLPKEERFFTTKQELLDRIAGLLGGRVAEEIVLGEVSTGAHNDFQKVTSIARAMVTEYGMSSNLGAVQYGSNQGGNPFLGRDFGSDQNYSDTIAYEIDKEVQRIVDEQYARTKRILTENRDLLDLIANTLMTKETLNAQEIEHLRDHGTLPAVEVDAEPVSLEKEKEATPTVETAGNASINTEVTGEAKSPTVEDLPKDTSLERPQGIDEDRPKQ